In Leptospiraceae bacterium, a genomic segment contains:
- a CDS encoding pyridoxal phosphate-dependent aminotransferase, translating into MILQAKRLDVIEPSPTLAITAKANALKAEGKDVIGFGAGEPDFDTPEHIKKAAIRAMEAGKTKYTPVAGTVSLKDAIIRKFERDNQLKYGRNNIIVGVGGKQVIYNFFLATLNPGDEVIIPAPYWVSYADIVKLAEGVPVIVKTKAENNFLITPEELKQAITPRTKVFLFNSPSNPTGAAYSKAQQEKLCEVLLQKEILIFTDDIYEKIIYDGFEFFNPAMLSAELKERTFIANGVSKTYSMTGWRIGYGAGNETIINNISTMQSQSTSNATSIAQYAAEEALNGSQECVEEMRQAFDKRRKSIVSLLNAIPGVDCNTPQGAFYVFPYIQKVYELDGFQKLLQNTKETSKSKIFCDHLLSKYEVAVVPGSAFGDDDGIRLSYALSQGDIDKGVARIHKLVEDLQKGII; encoded by the coding sequence ATGATTCTTCAAGCCAAACGTTTAGATGTTATTGAACCCTCCCCCACACTGGCAATTACTGCCAAAGCCAATGCTTTAAAAGCGGAAGGTAAGGATGTAATCGGATTCGGAGCCGGAGAGCCCGATTTTGATACTCCGGAACATATTAAGAAGGCAGCCATTCGGGCTATGGAGGCCGGAAAAACGAAATATACTCCGGTAGCCGGAACGGTTTCTCTCAAGGATGCCATTATCCGAAAGTTCGAGAGAGACAACCAGCTTAAGTATGGAAGAAATAATATTATAGTAGGAGTAGGTGGAAAGCAGGTTATTTATAACTTTTTTCTGGCCACTTTAAATCCGGGAGATGAGGTGATTATCCCGGCTCCCTACTGGGTAAGTTATGCAGATATAGTGAAGTTGGCCGAGGGTGTTCCTGTTATTGTGAAAACAAAGGCAGAAAATAATTTTTTAATTACTCCGGAAGAATTGAAGCAGGCTATTACTCCCAGAACAAAAGTATTTTTGTTTAATTCTCCTTCCAATCCAACCGGGGCTGCCTATTCAAAGGCCCAGCAGGAAAAGCTTTGCGAAGTTCTACTTCAGAAGGAAATCCTAATTTTTACAGATGATATCTACGAAAAAATTATTTACGATGGCTTTGAGTTTTTCAACCCGGCTATGCTTTCGGCTGAATTAAAGGAAAGAACTTTTATAGCCAATGGAGTTTCTAAAACCTATTCTATGACCGGTTGGAGGATTGGTTACGGAGCCGGAAATGAAACTATCATTAATAATATTTCCACCATGCAGAGTCAATCTACTTCTAACGCAACTTCCATTGCTCAATATGCAGCAGAAGAAGCTCTAAATGGAAGTCAGGAATGCGTGGAAGAAATGCGTCAGGCTTTTGATAAGCGCAGAAAATCCATTGTGAGCCTTTTGAACGCAATTCCCGGTGTGGACTGTAATACTCCCCAGGGAGCGTTTTATGTGTTTCCGTATATTCAGAAGGTTTATGAGTTGGATGGATTCCAAAAGCTTTTACAAAATACAAAAGAAACTTCTAAAAGTAAAATTTTCTGTGACCATCTTTTATCAAAATACGAAGTAGCTGTGGTTCCGGGTTCTGCTTTTGGAGATGATGATGGAATTCGTCTTTCTTATGCTTTATCCCAGGGAGACATTGATAAAGGTGTGGCTCGTATCCATAAACTGGTAGAAGACCTACAAAAAGGAATAATTTAA
- a CDS encoding DEAD/DEAH box helicase, translating into MSKPLIVQSDKTMLLEVDNQEFEECRNVISRFAELEKSPEYLHTYRISSLSLWNAASTRMSAEEIVEALHKYARYSVPKNVINEIQEQISRYGKVKLVKDETGELAIISNEKGFIQEIGAHRSIQPYIQERIGPDKIHVKKEYRGHIKQALIKIGFPVEDLAGYDEGNKFPFNLRPETVGGNKFGMRDYQRASVEVFHAGGTNEGGSGVVVLPCGAGKTIVGIGVMQIIGAETLILVTNTLSIRQWKNEILDKTDIPEEDIGEYSGEKKEIKPITIATYNILTHRKKKGNDFTHFHIFSANNWGLIVYDEVHLLPAPVFRMTSELQAKRRLGLTATLVREDGLEEDVFSLIGPKKYDVPWKELETKSWIAEARCIEIRVSMEDDLRLKYSVSDDREKFRIASENQEKLKAIDLLIRRHPNSNLLIIGQYIDQLETISKKFKIPLITGKTPLSERQELYNAFRTGKINSLVVSKVANFSIDLPDANIAIQVSGTFGSRQEEAQRLGRVLRPKQNDNTAIFYSLISRDTSEERFGQNRQLFLTEQGYEYSIYTYDQFREMVEEELQEKEIAKV; encoded by the coding sequence ATGAGTAAACCTTTAATCGTACAGAGTGATAAAACTATGCTTCTGGAAGTGGATAACCAGGAGTTCGAAGAATGTCGTAATGTGATATCCCGTTTTGCCGAGCTCGAAAAGAGTCCGGAATACCTTCATACCTATAGAATTTCTTCTCTTTCTCTCTGGAATGCTGCTTCTACCCGCATGTCTGCGGAAGAAATTGTAGAAGCCCTTCATAAGTATGCCCGTTATTCCGTTCCCAAAAACGTGATCAATGAAATTCAGGAGCAAATCAGTCGCTACGGTAAGGTAAAGCTGGTGAAAGATGAAACCGGCGAGCTGGCCATTATTTCTAATGAAAAAGGTTTTATCCAGGAAATAGGGGCTCATCGTTCCATTCAACCCTATATACAGGAAAGAATAGGACCCGATAAGATTCATGTAAAGAAAGAGTACAGGGGACACATTAAGCAGGCCCTGATAAAAATAGGTTTTCCTGTAGAAGACCTTGCCGGCTATGATGAAGGTAATAAATTCCCCTTCAACCTGCGACCGGAAACCGTAGGTGGGAATAAATTTGGCATGAGGGACTATCAGAGAGCTTCTGTAGAAGTATTCCATGCCGGTGGCACCAACGAGGGTGGTTCAGGAGTAGTCGTTCTTCCCTGCGGTGCCGGAAAAACAATCGTAGGAATTGGAGTGATGCAGATTATCGGGGCAGAAACCCTGATTCTTGTTACAAACACCCTCTCTATCCGTCAGTGGAAAAATGAGATCCTCGATAAAACCGACATTCCGGAAGAAGATATTGGTGAATACTCCGGTGAAAAAAAAGAGATTAAGCCCATTACCATTGCAACTTATAACATTCTAACCCACAGAAAGAAAAAGGGAAACGATTTTACCCACTTTCATATTTTCTCGGCTAATAACTGGGGACTCATTGTCTATGACGAGGTTCATCTCCTTCCGGCACCTGTTTTTCGGATGACTTCCGAGCTTCAGGCCAAACGTCGTCTCGGTCTCACAGCAACCCTGGTTCGGGAAGACGGTCTCGAAGAGGATGTATTCAGCCTGATAGGGCCCAAGAAATACGATGTTCCCTGGAAAGAGCTGGAAACCAAGTCCTGGATTGCCGAAGCAAGGTGTATTGAAATTCGGGTTTCTATGGAAGATGATCTCCGCCTGAAATACTCTGTTTCTGATGATAGGGAAAAATTTCGTATTGCTTCCGAAAATCAGGAAAAACTCAAAGCTATTGATCTTTTAATCAGACGACATCCGAATTCCAATTTGCTTATCATCGGACAGTATATCGATCAGTTAGAAACGATTTCGAAAAAGTTTAAAATTCCTCTAATTACAGGAAAAACACCACTCAGTGAAAGGCAGGAACTGTATAATGCTTTTCGAACCGGTAAAATTAACTCACTGGTCGTGAGTAAGGTAGCCAATTTCTCGATTGACCTTCCGGATGCTAATATTGCTATCCAGGTTTCCGGAACTTTTGGTTCGAGGCAGGAAGAGGCCCAGAGGCTGGGTCGAGTGCTTCGTCCCAAGCAGAATGATAATACAGCGATTTTTTATTCCCTTATTTCTCGTGATACCAGCGAGGAGAGATTCGGCCAGAATCGTCAGCTTTTCTTGACCGAGCAGGGATATGAGTATTCGATTTACACTTACGACCAGTTTAGAGAAATGGTCGAAGAAGAGCTTCAGGAAAAAGAAATAGCGAAAGTATAG
- a CDS encoding photoactive yellow protein has protein sequence MRFLDEDRLKSIVVMPRSEIDRLDIGVVKVDDKGQILLYNRYESVKAKVSPQEAEGKNFFTEVAPCTNNGIFKGSFSNGVQERNLDLIFPYTFTYKMKPTSVIIHLYRDNPSSSNWIFVNWK, from the coding sequence ATGAGGTTCTTAGACGAGGACCGTCTGAAATCTATTGTGGTTATGCCCCGTTCTGAAATTGACCGTCTCGATATCGGAGTGGTCAAAGTGGATGATAAGGGTCAAATTCTTCTCTATAATCGCTATGAGTCAGTGAAGGCCAAAGTGTCCCCCCAGGAAGCGGAAGGAAAGAATTTTTTCACAGAAGTCGCTCCCTGCACCAATAATGGAATTTTTAAAGGAAGTTTTTCCAATGGAGTGCAGGAGAGAAATCTGGATCTCATTTTTCCCTATACTTTTACCTACAAAATGAAACCCACCTCCGTGATTATTCATCTTTATAGAGATAATCCTTCTTCTAGCAACTGGATTTTTGTGAACTGGAAATAA
- a CDS encoding SRPBCC family protein: MSNNSVTLHRVFAAPVEKVFKAFTDADAMASWFPPYGFVCKVHSLDFKVGGTYKMSFINFTTGNGHSFQGQYLEILQNELLKYTDQFDDPNMPGQMITTIKFKKVICGTELFALQEGIPDVIPAEMCYLGWQESLDKLKRLVEPNIPDA, from the coding sequence ATGTCAAATAACAGCGTTACACTTCACAGAGTTTTTGCGGCACCGGTAGAAAAAGTATTTAAGGCCTTCACAGATGCTGATGCAATGGCGTCCTGGTTTCCGCCTTATGGGTTTGTTTGTAAAGTACATAGTCTTGACTTTAAAGTTGGAGGCACATACAAAATGTCTTTTATAAATTTTACCACAGGCAACGGTCATTCCTTTCAAGGTCAATATTTAGAAATTCTACAAAATGAATTACTAAAATATACAGACCAATTTGACGACCCAAATATGCCAGGACAGATGATTACCACTATCAAATTTAAAAAAGTTATTTGTGGTACAGAGCTTTTCGCTTTGCAAGAAGGCATACCTGATGTCATACCTGCTGAAATGTGTTATTTAGGCTGGCAAGAATCATTAGACAAACTAAAAAGATTAGTAGAACCAAATATACCGGATGCTTAA
- a CDS encoding Rpn family recombination-promoting nuclease/putative transposase, which translates to MKQEESEKSAGLLPLHVDIVFKIFCIKNPKLLMNLLNAVLGFEKEEKIKEIKILNPEIPGDFHDEKISILDIHAVNEKKEHFNVEMQTSSQSFYGKRILYYWARLYTTQIDKGEEYGDLKPVYSISFLNFQMKQTRNFHSSFRLLEKDSPEIHLTKDLEIHIIELPRFKGNLETLETELENWVYLLREAGQLKEREMSDLKIKNPVIREAVEALQDISLDNKTRNYYEMRLKAARDYEAMKDYAYKEGRKSGFEAGIEKGIEKGREQERLLAQEEIEKTQRLASIREKRAEHKKALRTAINLKKEGAELKFISRITELPEAYLERFFRKAFGD; encoded by the coding sequence ATGAAACAGGAAGAATCAGAAAAATCAGCGGGGCTTTTGCCTTTGCATGTGGACATAGTATTTAAGATATTCTGCATAAAAAACCCCAAATTATTGATGAACTTACTCAATGCAGTCTTAGGCTTTGAAAAAGAAGAAAAGATTAAAGAGATAAAGATTTTGAACCCGGAAATCCCGGGAGATTTTCATGATGAAAAAATTTCCATACTGGATATACACGCGGTAAATGAAAAAAAAGAACATTTCAATGTAGAAATGCAAACCAGTTCCCAGAGCTTTTATGGGAAAAGAATCCTTTACTACTGGGCCAGGCTTTACACGACGCAGATAGATAAAGGGGAAGAATACGGTGATTTAAAGCCCGTGTATTCCATCTCGTTTTTAAACTTTCAAATGAAACAAACCAGAAATTTCCACTCCAGTTTCCGGCTACTGGAAAAAGACAGTCCTGAAATACACTTGACGAAGGATCTTGAAATTCATATAATAGAACTACCCAGGTTTAAAGGGAATCTTGAAACCCTTGAGACAGAACTGGAAAACTGGGTATACCTTTTACGAGAAGCGGGACAGCTAAAGGAAAGAGAGATGAGCGATTTAAAAATCAAAAACCCTGTAATTCGAGAGGCTGTTGAAGCTCTTCAGGATATTTCTCTGGACAACAAGACCCGGAATTACTATGAAATGCGCCTGAAAGCCGCTCGTGATTATGAGGCTATGAAAGACTATGCGTATAAAGAGGGGAGGAAGAGCGGTTTTGAAGCAGGAATAGAGAAAGGAATAGAAAAAGGCAGAGAACAAGAACGCCTTCTGGCCCAGGAAGAGATAGAGAAGACACAACGCCTTGCGAGTATTCGTGAAAAACGAGCCGAGCATAAAAAAGCCCTCAGGACTGCGATAAATTTGAAGAAAGAAGGAGCTGAGTTAAAATTCATATCCCGTATTACAGAACTCCCGGAAGCTTATTTGGAGAGGTTTTTTCGGAAAGCGTTTGGGGATTAG
- a CDS encoding aminotransferase class I/II-fold pyridoxal phosphate-dependent enzyme — translation MDFPLSDRIKGLDTSPIRKAFEAANKLTDPINLSIGQPHFACPPNIIEALTKAARDGKTAYTLTGGIPELKEAMIEKYEKVNGIHYAKPERVLITSGVSSAFILLFNALINPGDECLVVSPYFLMYPSMLKFNGARIHTISEKFGEEEIKPLLNKKFKIIIFSTPSNPTGYILKRKQLELLADLAEKTGAYLVSDEIYELFDYDKTFLSPGSFYEKTITLSGFSKTYSMTGLRLASILAPAPVCQALTTLQQYTLVCAPSITQYAGIEALKTDMSEYISDYKTKRDYVYSELKDVFELEKSAGAFYFFIKIKGDDREFVQKAIEEKKLILVPGFIFNNSHSYIRISFASTRENLEKGMKALKELAT, via the coding sequence ATGGATTTTCCCCTATCCGATAGAATCAAAGGTTTAGATACATCTCCCATTCGTAAGGCTTTCGAAGCCGCCAACAAGCTCACCGATCCGATAAATTTATCCATCGGTCAGCCCCATTTTGCCTGTCCGCCGAACATTATTGAGGCCCTGACCAAAGCAGCCAGGGACGGTAAAACGGCCTATACCCTGACAGGTGGAATCCCGGAATTAAAAGAAGCCATGATAGAGAAGTATGAGAAAGTCAATGGCATTCACTATGCAAAACCGGAACGGGTTTTAATTACTTCAGGGGTAAGCTCGGCTTTCATCCTGCTTTTCAATGCACTCATAAACCCCGGCGATGAATGTCTGGTTGTTTCTCCGTATTTTCTCATGTATCCATCCATGCTTAAATTTAATGGAGCGAGGATCCATACTATATCGGAAAAATTTGGAGAAGAAGAAATTAAACCTCTTTTGAATAAGAAATTTAAAATTATTATATTCTCCACCCCCTCAAACCCAACCGGCTATATCTTAAAACGAAAACAACTCGAATTGCTGGCGGATTTAGCAGAGAAAACAGGGGCCTACCTTGTTTCGGATGAAATTTATGAACTTTTCGACTACGACAAAACCTTTTTGTCTCCGGGTTCGTTTTATGAGAAAACCATAACTCTTTCCGGTTTTTCTAAAACATATAGTATGACAGGCTTACGCCTCGCTTCTATACTCGCACCGGCTCCCGTCTGCCAGGCACTTACCACCCTGCAACAATATACCCTGGTCTGTGCTCCTTCGATTACGCAGTATGCCGGGATAGAAGCACTCAAGACAGATATGTCGGAATATATCAGCGACTATAAAACAAAAAGAGACTATGTATACTCCGAGTTAAAAGATGTTTTTGAATTAGAGAAAAGTGCAGGTGCTTTTTACTTCTTCATCAAGATAAAGGGTGATGATAGAGAGTTCGTACAAAAAGCTATAGAAGAAAAGAAACTTATCCTCGTTCCCGGCTTTATCTTCAACAATTCACATAGCTATATCCGCATCAGTTTTGCCTCTACCCGGGAGAATCTGGAAAAAGGAATGAAAGCCCTAAAAGAACTGGCCACTTAA
- a CDS encoding prepilin peptidase encodes MPETLREFNFYFFGFLISLSLGSFYVTLAERILQIFYSPERKRYSNTQKWKELLTKPSSCNHCGKRIPINSLVPVFGYFYSLKQCRYCHYQIPFHYPLTELGFGLFFLLTFYLSRSFFFGLSCTLLLGHLYISMYTDWKKFSLDYENLPFIFLFGTIANYFFGEEPFGLLRVYVFAGFLIFFLALYLLYPKGIGLGDVIFAPVFAYLAGHPWWMLFLNASYITALLVSFVLRDKTKVFRKTAIPMGFYFSLALILVYIAKSAYSYNLLPTLLLP; translated from the coding sequence ATGCCCGAAACCCTTAGAGAGTTTAATTTCTATTTTTTTGGTTTTTTAATTTCTCTCTCCCTCGGAAGCTTTTATGTTACCCTGGCAGAGAGAATCCTCCAAATTTTTTATTCCCCGGAAAGAAAACGCTATTCCAACACTCAAAAATGGAAAGAACTCTTAACAAAACCCAGCTCCTGTAATCACTGCGGGAAGCGAATCCCTATCAACTCTCTCGTTCCTGTTTTCGGCTATTTTTATTCCTTGAAGCAATGTCGCTATTGTCATTACCAAATCCCTTTTCATTATCCGCTCACAGAACTCGGCTTCGGCCTCTTCTTTCTTCTTACATTTTACTTATCCAGAAGTTTTTTCTTCGGACTCAGTTGCACCCTTCTATTAGGACATCTGTATATTAGCATGTACACCGATTGGAAAAAATTTTCTTTGGATTATGAAAACCTTCCCTTTATTTTCCTTTTCGGAACAATAGCAAATTATTTTTTTGGAGAGGAACCCTTTGGCCTTCTTAGAGTCTATGTTTTTGCCGGATTTCTTATATTCTTTCTTGCCCTGTATCTTTTGTATCCAAAAGGAATCGGACTGGGCGATGTTATCTTTGCCCCCGTCTTCGCCTATCTCGCCGGACATCCCTGGTGGATGCTTTTTCTGAATGCTTCCTATATCACTGCCCTCCTTGTCTCATTTGTTCTCAGGGACAAAACAAAAGTCTTTCGAAAAACAGCTATCCCTATGGGCTTTTATTTCTCCCTTGCCCTTATCCTCGTATACATAGCCAAATCAGCTTACTCTTACAATCTCCTTCCCACGTTGCTTTTACCATAA